CAAAATTAGGAAGAGCCAAAAAAGCCACCATTTACGTTTTTCTAAAGCCAAAAGTAAAGAGAAAACAAACAAAGGAATCTGACAATGCTCGTAAAAATTGGCTAAATTTGGTCCAATTACAGCATTAGCTCCATAAAAACTGGTAGTGATTAAAATAGCTATAGAAAGAGGTAAATAGTGGCGACATAGAGCATACAAGACTAACCCCGCAGCAGTTATCAAACTAACTTGTAAAACAACAAGAGTCGCGCCAGTGGGAAACAATGCATATATGGGCATCCATAGCAAGAAATCAATGACAAAGTGTTGTCCTAAATGGCAGTAGAACACTGTCTGTATTTGACCATCTTGGGTATAAGCACTGGATTGACCAGAAGAGAGAGAACCTTGAAAGATACGTCCATGTATAGTGTTCCAAAATAACTGGTCGAAAAGACCTTGGTCGTAAGATGCGTAGAAAGTGTAGAAGCGATGAAGGCAAAAAACTAGCATTAAGATGAAAAAAGATGCTGCTAATGTCAGTGCAATCTTCAAGCCAAAATTGTTTTTGATTAGGTCAAAGCGCTTTTCAAGCATTACTATTTAAATCCAATAGTTCTAAAAATACTCTTGTGTAGATGTTTGTGCCGCTAAGCATTGCGAAAAGCTAGATAGGCAGTACGAGCGAAAAAATTGACATAAAAGAAGTATTCTGCACTAGATAGTAAAGTTTAAAACAAATATCTACAGGCTCAAATCAGGTTACTCTTAAGAAGCACATTTTATAACACTTATATAGCATGGTTTTCAGAAAGTGAAGAAAAATGTGCTTCTTTAATTTGTTGCTAGCACGTTGCGGCGCTAGTCGGAGGTTCACATTTTGCACCAATAAAAAATGGTTTGTTGACCATCTCAAACAAACGAGTCATTACAAATGCTCCGGTCCGCTGCCCTGCTTCGGTAATTGATGAAGAAGTTGGTGTTTGAAAACGTATCAAATCCTTGATACGTAGACATGCCAAGCCATGAATCAGATTTTTAAATACCGATACAACAGAGTCGGATGACCAGAAACTCATGGCGATTACCAAAGCTACAACTACATGTGTGGAAAGTATTCGTTGTCGTTGCTTAACACAAGAGGTACTTATAATTGCGCTCGTTATGGTTTGAGATGGGATGACTTGTTCTCGTAAATAAAAGGCGAACAGTTTTTTCTTGATTTCACCTCCCATTTGCCTTAAGCGAGCATTATTGCAACGCAGTAGCTCCCCAAGACGAGCCACTGCTGCAGGAGGGTCTCCCTCCGTAGGCATGTGGCGTCCGCGCTGGCTCACTAATGACTAAAACGCCTGCCCTCTACCTTGTCTGCCCTAGAAGAGACGGAGATTCCAGCCGTTTTCTGTTGAAAATATTCCTGCATCACCTGTAACACCATTGGCGCAGCAACACTACCGCCACCACCGCCAGAGTGTTCAGCAAATGCCAACACCACAATTTCTGGCTTTTCAGCCGGGGCATATGCTCCAAACCATGCATGGTTTGCTTTCACATGATTTTTCCATGCTTCAGCCGTACCACTTTTACCGGATGTTGGAGGAATTGTTGACACATTAAGAGCTTTACCCGTACCCTCAGCTATCACCTTCCGCAGTCCATCACGTAGAGTGTTGACGGTACTTGGCTTCATATTCAGAGATTCTCGCCAGTTTTTTGCTTCTTCATGATCTTTGAGCAAGTGTGGTTTCACTTTATAACCGCCATTGGCTGGGACACAGAACATAACAGAAACTTGCAGTGGTGTGCTTTGCAAAGCTCCTTGACCTATGGACATATTAATGCTATCTCCCACAGTCCA
This portion of the Brasilonema sennae CENA114 genome encodes:
- a CDS encoding transposase domain-containing protein, translated to MPTEGDPPAAVARLGELLRCNNARLRQMGGEIKKKLFAFYLREQVIPSQTITSAIISTSCVKQRQRILSTHVVVALVIAMSFWSSDSVVSVFKNLIHGLACLRIKDLIRFQTPTSSSITEAGQRTGAFVMTRLFEMVNKPFFIGAKCEPPTSAATC